The following proteins come from a genomic window of Vanessa tameamea isolate UH-Manoa-2023 chromosome 6, ilVanTame1 primary haplotype, whole genome shotgun sequence:
- the LOC113393562 gene encoding cytochrome P450 6B6-like, with the protein MIGLTLCIVAIFVLYLYGKRNHKYWELKGVKHDQPLPFFGNNARNYFMRKSVTELFSELYWKYSNEKVVGFYRASRTELIIRDPEMVKRILITDFSHFYPRGLNQHKKEIEPLLRNLFFADGDIWKLLRQRMTPAFSSGKLKAMFPLIVERAEKLQARALTAAAAGTAIDARDLMARYTTDFIGACGFGLDSDSLQDENSAFRRLGATIFKIGPKEIFIITLKQLFPSMFKKLKSLSRVEKQILQLVDAVQRQRNYKPSGRNDFIDLLLESKMKGTIVGESIERIKPDGKPDVATLELDDELIAAQVFIFFAAGFETSSSATSITLHELAYNPEVQAKIHEEIDRVLEKYDNKLSYDAIKEMSYLEWTFKEGMRIFPSLGFLIRECARKYTFEDINLTIDEGVRVIVPLQAMHNDPKYFDKPTEFRPERFQENTSSNNKFSYLPFGDGPRACIGARLGLMQSLAGLAAVLSRFSVRPAPNTIRRPPVNPASGIVQSIQGGLPLLFIERKQHN; encoded by the exons ATGATAGGCTTAACTTTGTGTATAGTTGCCATTTTCGTGCTATATTTATACGGAAAGAGAAACCACAAGTATTGGGAATTGAAAGGAGTAAAACACGATCAACCCTTACCATTTTTTGGTAACAATGcgagaaattattttatgcgTAAAAGTGTAACCGAATTGTTTTCGGAATTATACTGGAAATATTCAAACGAAAAAGTTGTAGGATTTTATCGAGCGTCTCGCACTGAACTAATAATCAGAGATCCTGAAATGGTCAAGCGAATACTAATAACGGACTTTAGCCATTTTTATCCACGTGGTTTGAATCAACACAAAAAGGAAATAGAACCCTTGCTGAGAAATCTTTTTTTTGCGGACGGAGACATATGGAAATTACTGCGACAGCGAATGACACCCGCGTTTTCGAGTGGTAAGTTAAAGGCTATGTTCCCTTTGATCGTGGAACGCGCTGAGAAACTTCAAGCGCGAGCACTTACTGCCGCCGCCGCCGGAACAGCAATCGATGCGCGCGATCTCATGGCTCGATATACTACCGACTTTATCGGTGCCTGTGGCTTCGGACTTGATTCCGATTCTCTTCAAGACGAGAATTCCGCTTTTAGAAGACTCGGAGCTACTATATTCAAAATAGGCCCGAAggaaattttcataattacattaaaacagcTTTTCCCAAGCATGTTTAAGAAGTTGAAGTCGTTGAGTCGGGTCGAAAAACAAATACTTCAATTAGTCGATGCAGTTCAACGGCAAAGGAACTATAAACCATCTGGCAGAAACGATTTCATAGACCTTCTACTCGAAAGCAAAATGAAAGGCACGATTGTAGGGGAGTCTATCGAGAGAATAAAACCAGACGGAAAGCCAGACGTTGCGACTTTGGAGTTAGATGATGAGTTAATAGCAGCtcaggtatttatatttttcgcgGCAGGCTTTGAGACTTCTTCATCTGCGACTAGTATCACTCTGCATGAACTTGCTTATAACCCTGAAGTGCAAGCAAAGATACACGAAGAAATAGATAGAGTTTTGGAGAAGTACGATAATAAACTCAGTTACGACGCTATTAAGGAGATGTCCTATTTGGAGTGGACATTCAAAGAAGGAATGAGAATTTTTCCATCATTGGGTTTCTTGATAAGAGAGTGTGCCCGCAAGTACACTTTTGAAGATATAAACTTGACAATCGATGAAGGAGTGAGAGTGATAGTACCGCTTCAAGCAATGCACAACGATCCGAAATATTTCGACAAGCCAACTGAATTCCGACCGGAAAGATTTCAAGAAAACACTTCgtctaataataaattctcaTATTTACCATTTGGTGACGGACCACGTGCTTGTATAG GTGCACGTTTGGGGCTAATGCAATCGTTAGCGGGGCTGGCGGCCGTATTGTCACGTTTCAGCGTTCGACCCGCGCCCAATACAATCCGTCGTCCACCCGTTAATCCTGCTTCGGGTATTGTGCAGAGCATACAGGGTGGTCTACCATTGCTTTTTATTGAAAGAAAACAGCACAACTGA